From the Ruania alkalisoli genome, one window contains:
- a CDS encoding nucleoside hydrolase has translation MTGATPLYLDCDTGIDDALALAYLLASPEVHVAGIGTVSGNVSAAVAAENTQALLALAGREEIPVAVGSTDPLRGTFAGGSPDVHGQNGLGGVSLEPATARPDPRDAVDLLIDLARQYPGELRILAIGPLTNLAQAIEREPELPALVRDVVVMGGAVLAPGNVSAVAEANIANDPEAAAAVLSADWDVMLVPLDVTMEHTLDELGRRRLLEAPEAISRAVGESLEAYLDRYLQVYGYRACALHDPLAAALLVGTVQPTRAPRVPVVVDHSDGPGRGQTIADMRGQRRGPVDVPGARCQVVLETDLQVGPVLLDRLAGPPVA, from the coding sequence ATGACTGGTGCTACCCCGCTCTACCTCGACTGTGACACCGGAATCGACGACGCGCTCGCTCTCGCCTACCTCCTCGCCTCCCCGGAAGTGCACGTGGCCGGGATCGGCACGGTCAGCGGGAATGTCTCGGCTGCCGTGGCCGCCGAGAACACGCAGGCCCTGCTGGCCCTGGCGGGCCGCGAGGAGATCCCGGTGGCTGTCGGATCCACCGACCCGTTGCGCGGGACCTTTGCCGGTGGATCACCGGACGTCCACGGCCAGAACGGTCTCGGTGGTGTGAGCCTCGAGCCGGCGACGGCCCGGCCGGACCCGCGGGACGCCGTCGACCTCCTCATCGACCTGGCCCGCCAGTACCCCGGCGAACTGCGGATCCTGGCCATCGGCCCGCTGACCAACCTCGCCCAGGCGATCGAACGTGAGCCGGAGCTGCCGGCACTGGTGCGGGACGTCGTCGTGATGGGCGGTGCAGTCCTGGCCCCGGGGAACGTGAGCGCCGTGGCGGAGGCGAACATTGCCAACGACCCCGAGGCGGCTGCGGCGGTGCTGAGTGCCGACTGGGACGTCATGCTCGTGCCGCTCGACGTCACCATGGAGCACACGCTCGACGAGCTCGGCCGTCGTCGGCTGCTGGAGGCGCCGGAGGCGATCTCACGTGCGGTCGGTGAATCGCTGGAGGCCTACCTCGACCGCTACCTGCAGGTCTACGGTTACCGCGCCTGCGCCCTGCACGACCCGCTCGCCGCCGCGCTGCTGGTGGGAACGGTACAGCCCACGCGCGCGCCCCGGGTTCCGGTGGTGGTTGACCACAGCGACGGGCCGGGCCGGGGCCAGACGATCGCCGATATGCGTGGGCAGCGGCGCGGCCCGGTGGACGTACCGGGGGCACGGTGCCAGGTTGTGCTCGAGACCGACCTGCAGGTCGGACCGGTACTGCTCGACCGATTGGCGGGCCCGCCGGTCGCGTGA